GGGCCGGCGCAGGCGCCCTAACCTTGCTCCGCGTTCGGGCAACGCCCTGTACCACCTAGGGCACTGGCCCGCCAAACCCACACAACCTCAACTGCCATGAACACTTTTGCAAACTCCTGCCTGGTGGCCGAAAGGGTTTCGGGCGGGCTGCTGTTGGCGGCGGCCCTGGTGCTGGCGGGGCTGGCCCGCGCCCCCACGCCGCCGGCACCACGCACCCCTGCCCCACCCTCGCACACGCCGGTGCACACGCTTCAGTTCAGGCAACCCAGGCTTAGGCCCGATGTGCGGCTGGCCGCCCGTTGGGTGGCCGAGCTGCGGCATCACCACGGCTGCCCGCCCTGCACCATAGCCTGCTTAAGCGCGTCACTTTCCCTACTACTAACCTAACGGCCTGCCCCAAACGCGGCCATTCTTTGCCTGTGAAATACCTCAACGCTTTCTGGCTTCCGGCCTACGCAACCATTACTTCCGAAACCCGCAGCGTCGTCCGCGACGCTGTTATTGGCTTGGTTTTGTGGGCCATGGGCTCGCTGCTGCTGTTTGCCGGCGAAGGCGGCGGCGAGCTGGTGTTGTACTGGAGCTTCCTGTCGCTTTCGGGAGTGCTGCTGTACTCGCTTTTCGGCCACAAAATCATTCCGGTTTGCCTGCACCGCAAGCGGCCGTTTTGGGCCTACGTGCTGCGCGCGGCCCTTACGCTGGTGCTCACGGCCGTGCCCGTTGGCCTGCTGGTGGGCATCGTGCGCAACGACCCCGAAGCCGGCGCGGGCTACGTTGCCTTACACGTGCCTTTTCAGCTGCTGATTACCACCCCGCTGGCGTGGCTGGTGTACCAGCGGCGCACCCGCGGGCAGCGGGCCCTGGAGGGACTGCAGCAGGAGCTCGGGCAGTCCAACGCCTCGCTCGATTTGCTGCGGGCGCAAATCAACCCGCATTTCCTGTTCAACGCCCTCAACACGCTCTACGGCACGGCCTTGCAGGAGCAAAGCGAGCGTACCGCGCAGGGCATTCAGATGCTGGGCGACATGATGCGGTTTATGCTGCACGAAAACCACCAGTCGCGCATTCTGCTGGCGCGCGAAATCGAGTACCTGCGCAACTACATCGAGCTGCAGTCGTTGCGCATTGCGGCCTCGCCCAACATCACCCTCGAAACCAGCATCGAAGAGGTGCCCGAAGCCGCCTGGATTGCGCCCATGCTGCTGATTCCGTTTGTCGAAAACGCCTTTAAGCACGGCATCAGCCTGCAGCGCCGCTCCTGGATTAAAACCACGCTGCATTACGCCAACGGCAAGCTGTATTTTGATGTGTACAACAGCACGCACCCCCGCGCCGAGCCCGAGCAGCTGGCCGCCGAGGAGTCGGGCCTGGGCCTCAGCAACGTGCAGCAGCGCCTGGCGCTGCTGTACCCCAAACGCCACGAGCTGATAATTCGCGAAACCAGCAGCGAGTTTTTCGTGCATCTTACGCTTCAGCTGTAAGCCGCACCCGTACCCCCGTTTCTGCTTCGCATGATTGCCATTGCCATCGACGACGAGCCCATTGCCCTGGAGGTGGTTCGCTCCCTGGCCGCCAAGGTGCCGTTTATCGAGCTGAGGGCGTGCTTCACGAACGCGTTTCAGGGGCTGGAATACTTGCAGCAAGCGCCCGTCGACCTTCTGTTTCTCGACATCAACATGCCCGACATATCGGGCCTGGAGCTGGTGAGCAGCCTGCCCCGCAAGCCCTTGGTCGTCTTCACCACTGCCTACGCCGAGCACGCCGTTACCGGCTTCGAGCTCGATGCGCTGGATTATTTGCTGAAGCCGTTTTCGCTGCCGCGGTTTGTGAAAGCCTGCAACAAAGCCCACGAGCAGCTTCAACTGCGCGGCGGCCAGGCTGCGCCTGCTGCCGCGCCCGCCAAGGACTACCTGTTCGTGAAAACCGGGTACGAGCAGGTGAAGGTGCGATACGACGACATTTTGTACCTCGAAGCCGCGGGCAACTACGTTACGTTTGTGCTGGCGGGCAAAAGCATCCTTACCCGCATGACGATTAACGAGCTGGTTGACTTGCTGCCCGCCCAGCGCTTCGTGCGCGTGCACCGCTCTTTTATCGTGGCCAAAGACCGGATCGACCGCATCGAGCGGCATCAGGTGAGCATCGGCGGTAAGTGGGTGCCCCTAGGTGCGTCGTACCTGCCGCAGCTGCGGGGGTAGCGCGGGGGCCTTCAGCGGCGTCAACAGCCCTAGGTGAGCAGCAGCGCCGCGTAGAGGCAGGCCCGGGCCCGCGACCATAAATCGGTGCGGGTTTCCATCTCGCTCAAAATCAAATCGTGGCAGCTGTGCAGCAAATGCGCTTGTTGCTCCTGCTCCAGGGCCGGCGTACCCTCCTGAATTTGTACCCATTGCGCCAGCAAACACGCGGCCTCGATGGTACGGCCCTCGTGCATGGCTTCTTGCACGAGGGCCGCCGCCTGAAGCCCGGCCATGGCAGAGTTAGAGGCGCTCATCTTGTGGTTTGGTTATGGAAAAGGGCGGGTTGGGTTTCAAATGTGCGACTTTGCGCCGCCAACGGCAAGGAAAATGTTGCCCCGCGTGTGACAACCCACATCCCTGGTTTTTCTGCCCCCAATCCTTACCAAACCCGGCTTAAACGAACGCAACGCGGCTTTAGCAACCAACACAGGTGCTGCATTTCAGCTGATTTGTGACATCAACCGCCGTAGCAACTTCACAATTAAATCCTGCTGCCCTCCTCTGCTGCGGGGCAATACCCGCCTAGGTAAACGCGCAAAGACCCGGAGCACAGGGCACACCGGGTCTTTATGGCAAAAGGGAATTTGAGGCTTATACTGTCGAGCTTGCCGAAATGTTTGCCGGCCAGCCGCTTTTTAGGCAAAAAGTTTTTCAGCCGAAGCCCCGTTGGGCGTAGCACGTGCCCAACGGGGCGCTTGGCCGCAACTATGCCCCTCGGGGGCAGGGCAACGAGCTGGGGCAACCCTGCACTGCCGACCAGCTGCTCGGGTTAGGCCGCGGCCGGGGCCACCGTCACCGTAAAGTCGGCCGTTTGAACGGTGCCGCCGTGTTTGAACTGCAGAAACACCCGGTACCGCCCGGGCTTTTCGAAGCTCGTGTGGAAGCCGACGGCCGGGCCTTGCGTGCTGGATTCCTGCGGGTGTACGTGCAGGTACTGCGAGCCGTCTTCGCTCAGCACCACCATATGACCTAGAGCACCCAGGTAATTATCGAGGTCGGTAACGGGGCGGCCGCCGCGGCTCACGGTCACTATCAGGCCCAACGTTCGACCTACCTGCACGGCCTTATCGAACGACAGCGCCGCCGCGTAACCATCTTTTTGCCAGCGCAGCTGGTCTTTCTCGAATTTCACTGCGGGCCGCGTGGGGCCGCTTACCTGCAACGTCTGCCGGCCAAGTTGGTGGGAGTTGTTTTCGGGCTGGTAATCCTGGTAAAGCAAGTACGTACCGCCGGTTTTGAAGGTAAACGGCACCTCGTAGCGAGCCGACGCCTTAAGTTCGGGGTGTTCGTGGTAGAACTCCGACAAGTCCTTCGACACGATAATCAGGTGCATTTGCTTTTCGTGCACCACCGCCAACGGTACCGGCGTTTGTTCGTTGCCCACCACCTGCGGCCGAAACGACAACGTAACAGACTGGCCCGCAGCGGGCTGTGCAGGCGTAGCCGCGAAGTTCATTCGGTACCTTATGCCATCCGCAGGTCCCTGGTCAGTGCGCTTCAGCGTCATGCCGCATTTGGGGCAGGTGCCGGGTTTTTCGCTGGTTACTTCGGGGTGCATGGGGCACGCATACATGTGGCCGCCGCTGTGCTCGGCTCCGGCTGCAGGTTCGTGGCCTTCGCCGGCGGCATGCTGGTGCCCGGCGGCCGCCGGCGCATTGCCCGATGCGGCGGAATTGTCGGACGAGCAGGAGGTTGTCCAGATGAACGTGAGCAGGGGCAAAATGGGCAACAGAGTACGTTTCATGGGCATGAAGAAATTGCGGAAAATAAACCGGCTTGGGTTCACCCCTACCCGGTTGCCTGGCAACTGCGCCGCTGCCAGCAGCCCACTGCCGCCCGGGCAGCGGCCAATGCGGACTTGCAGCCTGGCAGCCGGTTGTGTTGGCTGTACGGGAATATCCCCGTTGGCAGCTAAGGGCAACTGGGAGTACGCAATAAAGCCTGGTTCAGCCAAGAGCCGCCTCCGAATCAGTAGCCAGAAACCTTTGCCCGAAAACGCTCGGGGAGCATAAGTGCAACTACCGAAGCAGTGTTATGCCCCCAAAACGGGCAAGCGGCGCTGCCACACCGCGGCAAGGCTGGCCTGGGCCCTAAGCACAGCAACAAAAAAACCCGCCCTGCGCCATGCAGAGCGGGTTTTCAGTGGAGCTGCAGGGAGTCGAACCCTGGTC
The sequence above is drawn from the Hymenobacter sp. YIM 151858-1 genome and encodes:
- a CDS encoding heavy metal-binding domain-containing protein, yielding MKRTLLPILPLLTFIWTTSCSSDNSAASGNAPAAAGHQHAAGEGHEPAAGAEHSGGHMYACPMHPEVTSEKPGTCPKCGMTLKRTDQGPADGIRYRMNFAATPAQPAAGQSVTLSFRPQVVGNEQTPVPLAVVHEKQMHLIIVSKDLSEFYHEHPELKASARYEVPFTFKTGGTYLLYQDYQPENNSHQLGRQTLQVSGPTRPAVKFEKDQLRWQKDGYAAALSFDKAVQVGRTLGLIVTVSRGGRPVTDLDNYLGALGHMVVLSEDGSQYLHVHPQESSTQGPAVGFHTSFEKPGRYRVFLQFKHGGTVQTADFTVTVAPAAA
- a CDS encoding LytR/AlgR family response regulator transcription factor, which produces MIAIAIDDEPIALEVVRSLAAKVPFIELRACFTNAFQGLEYLQQAPVDLLFLDINMPDISGLELVSSLPRKPLVVFTTAYAEHAVTGFELDALDYLLKPFSLPRFVKACNKAHEQLQLRGGQAAPAAAPAKDYLFVKTGYEQVKVRYDDILYLEAAGNYVTFVLAGKSILTRMTINELVDLLPAQRFVRVHRSFIVAKDRIDRIERHQVSIGGKWVPLGASYLPQLRG
- a CDS encoding sensor histidine kinase, which produces MKYLNAFWLPAYATITSETRSVVRDAVIGLVLWAMGSLLLFAGEGGGELVLYWSFLSLSGVLLYSLFGHKIIPVCLHRKRPFWAYVLRAALTLVLTAVPVGLLVGIVRNDPEAGAGYVALHVPFQLLITTPLAWLVYQRRTRGQRALEGLQQELGQSNASLDLLRAQINPHFLFNALNTLYGTALQEQSERTAQGIQMLGDMMRFMLHENHQSRILLAREIEYLRNYIELQSLRIAASPNITLETSIEEVPEAAWIAPMLLIPFVENAFKHGISLQRRSWIKTTLHYANGKLYFDVYNSTHPRAEPEQLAAEESGLGLSNVQQRLALLYPKRHELIIRETSSEFFVHLTLQL